Proteins from a single region of Granulicella tundricola MP5ACTX9:
- a CDS encoding lipopolysaccharide biosynthesis protein, with product MIAFVSNLFKIGGRLRIPSTTRLTYALLDQGVVSFGNMVISAAVARHTPNAEFGVFILSLRSLDFINQICGVLIWGPYIFNMPGLSEERKKPYLGSVLTHQVVGCVLGVVTLLLLALLLNHHGEQYRQLFAPLALPSVAIVFREFTRRMYFAQMSFRAAFIADAITVAVQTTSVLLLLHSHRLHSTSAVWALSLACVPASLFWLFSNRRRFSFGISDCRDDLRLNMQLGRWFFGSNMTLLVGQQANPWILSAMRGPTAVAGYAVCEAVVNIPRVALTSMQNTMGPSMARAYAGGGKDSLRRVVRRHSTLIIGGTMVFVVGIVVAGPAIAKLIYHLTPPDAHVILILLACNLLAYGASLGTSYGLSAINQARLNFLAAVAGLVVQLALAYVLVNRTGATGAAAALLAGSIIVLLVQTGFYVREMRRA from the coding sequence TTGATCGCTTTCGTTTCAAATCTGTTCAAAATAGGTGGGCGCCTTCGTATCCCGAGCACGACGCGGTTGACCTACGCGTTGCTGGATCAGGGTGTGGTCAGCTTTGGCAACATGGTGATTTCGGCCGCCGTTGCGCGTCATACGCCTAATGCGGAGTTTGGCGTTTTTATTCTTTCGCTGCGTAGTCTCGACTTCATCAACCAGATTTGCGGCGTCCTCATCTGGGGGCCCTATATCTTCAATATGCCCGGGCTTTCGGAAGAGCGGAAGAAACCGTATCTCGGCAGCGTACTGACGCATCAGGTGGTTGGTTGTGTGCTCGGGGTTGTTACTCTTCTGTTGCTGGCTTTGTTGCTGAATCACCATGGGGAGCAGTATCGCCAGCTCTTCGCGCCGCTTGCACTGCCGAGTGTCGCCATTGTCTTTCGTGAGTTCACACGACGGATGTACTTTGCGCAGATGTCTTTCCGGGCTGCGTTTATTGCGGATGCAATCACCGTTGCCGTGCAGACCACTTCCGTGTTGCTGCTTCTGCATAGTCATCGTCTGCATTCCACATCGGCGGTCTGGGCTCTCAGCCTGGCTTGCGTTCCGGCTTCCCTCTTTTGGCTCTTTTCGAATCGGCGACGCTTCAGCTTTGGAATCAGTGATTGCAGGGATGACCTCCGATTGAATATGCAGTTGGGGCGCTGGTTCTTTGGCAGCAATATGACGCTTCTCGTAGGTCAGCAGGCAAATCCGTGGATTCTGAGTGCGATGCGAGGCCCTACTGCTGTTGCGGGTTATGCCGTGTGCGAGGCGGTCGTGAATATTCCCCGGGTGGCGTTGACCAGCATGCAGAATACGATGGGGCCAAGCATGGCCAGGGCCTATGCGGGCGGGGGCAAGGATTCGCTGCGGCGGGTCGTCCGGCGTCACAGTACGCTGATCATCGGCGGGACGATGGTCTTTGTCGTGGGCATTGTGGTTGCGGGGCCGGCCATCGCAAAGCTGATCTATCACCTGACGCCGCCTGATGCACATGTGATCCTGATTTTGCTGGCGTGCAACCTGCTGGCCTATGGGGCTTCGCTCGGGACGAGCTACGGGCTTTCCGCGATCAATCAAGCCAGGCTGAATTTCCTTGCCGCGGTGGCGGGTCTGGTCGTTCAGCTCGCGCTGGCTTACGTGCTGGTGAACCGGACGGGTGCGACCGGGGCGGCGGCGGCTTTGCTGGCTGGCAGTATCATCGTTCTGCTGGTCCAGACAGGCTTTTATGTTCGGGAGATGCGGCGCGCATGA
- a CDS encoding O-antigen ligase family protein, which produces MSTRAMTIPDVMTGAPREPAAYSLLRAKRFWVVLLTIGFWFARPYYFPLNAMEERNADAHAIVEQASLTRQISLPLMGLVACYMLWRIPRRRRAQGFHGALAIAAGAYFALAVGSLLWTADPALGLKRLTVFFLDVLLVIAVAKSFRVIELAKLGFFACGSVALIAFCVDVFVTHTFAPFDPDYRLLGVMSGNSQGMNITVFMFCGLTLLLKYPQRTRSLTAALVAGAILLFYTHSRAAAGACVVMSLFFFKQIIDTRVQRRSNVVALFLLFACVLPAIIATGSGERVLQTSFMMGRSDTENTATVSNRTPLWADVSDFISERPLTGYGFHAFWSTDHISTISKHLGWVVPNAHNTYLDETLSAGVGGALLYAFLLWGSLVVAWKRYRRNAGPETIFPLAMLGWIFITGWVESVALDPFLPTFLAYVCLAQCMLPESPYRRREVVVEEAVLGTHPGFARLKPAGAVMAKKDAVRLPAALRRRLAQPHSPDESAS; this is translated from the coding sequence ATGAGCACACGTGCAATGACCATACCGGATGTCATGACGGGGGCTCCGCGTGAGCCTGCGGCGTATAGCCTGTTGCGGGCGAAGCGATTCTGGGTGGTATTGCTGACGATCGGCTTCTGGTTTGCCAGGCCCTACTATTTCCCATTGAACGCAATGGAAGAGCGCAATGCGGATGCGCACGCCATCGTGGAGCAGGCCAGTCTTACGCGGCAGATCTCCCTGCCGCTGATGGGTTTGGTGGCATGCTACATGCTTTGGCGGATACCTCGCCGGCGACGCGCTCAAGGCTTTCACGGTGCGCTTGCGATCGCTGCCGGTGCTTACTTTGCGCTGGCGGTTGGGAGCTTGCTCTGGACGGCAGACCCTGCTCTCGGATTGAAACGGCTGACCGTCTTCTTCTTGGATGTTCTGCTGGTGATTGCCGTCGCCAAATCATTTCGAGTCATTGAGCTGGCAAAGTTGGGCTTCTTTGCGTGCGGGAGCGTCGCGCTCATCGCCTTCTGTGTGGATGTCTTTGTCACACATACGTTTGCGCCGTTCGACCCGGACTACCGGCTCCTTGGGGTGATGAGCGGCAACTCCCAGGGAATGAACATTACTGTCTTCATGTTCTGCGGGTTGACGCTTCTGCTCAAGTATCCGCAGCGCACGCGCAGTCTGACCGCGGCGCTTGTGGCTGGAGCGATCCTGCTTTTTTACACTCACTCCCGCGCCGCTGCGGGTGCATGCGTGGTGATGTCGCTGTTCTTCTTCAAGCAAATCATCGATACGCGTGTGCAACGCCGCAGCAATGTGGTTGCGCTCTTCCTGCTCTTTGCGTGTGTGCTTCCCGCCATTATCGCTACCGGGAGCGGAGAGCGAGTCTTACAGACCTCCTTCATGATGGGCCGGTCGGATACCGAGAACACGGCCACCGTCTCCAATCGCACTCCGCTCTGGGCGGATGTGAGCGACTTCATCTCAGAACGACCGCTAACTGGGTACGGCTTCCATGCATTCTGGTCGACGGATCATATTTCCACGATCTCCAAGCACCTGGGCTGGGTCGTACCCAATGCACACAACACCTATCTGGACGAGACGCTCTCCGCTGGGGTGGGCGGTGCGTTGTTGTATGCCTTCCTGCTTTGGGGAAGCCTGGTGGTGGCGTGGAAGCGCTATCGCCGGAACGCCGGGCCGGAGACGATCTTCCCACTGGCGATGCTGGGCTGGATCTTCATCACGGGGTGGGTGGAATCAGTGGCATTGGACCCCTTCCTGCCAACGTTCCTGGCTTATGTGTGCCTTGCGCAATGCATGTTGCCGGAGTCACCGTACCGGCGGCGTGAGGTTGTGGTCGAAGAAGCTGTACTGGGGACGCATCCTGGCTTTGCGCGTCTGAAGCCTGCGGGTGCGGTTATGGCCAAGAAGGACGCGGTTCGGTTGCCAGCAGCTTTGCGGCGAAGGCTCGCGCAGCCTCACTCTCCGGACGAAAGCGCCTCCTGA
- a CDS encoding glycosyltransferase: MRVVFVTREPIIHQFGGSTTAALNLLEVLVAQGCQVDMLVTDPYSRSPRLFWRQRLPLPAGITLHLGKPGIGTLHLNPFSLRAWARFAARLAKRFQPLAWLGGLVHLLFGNKVVADAWDLTPPTQQELAAALAFIAAQNAEIVVVNYAFWGSLLSAPALHAHKRIILMHDMLSARAARFQQAGLALDCIPISHDEEISWLNQADIVLAIQNAEAEAIRPLLTAEVLVQPIVLSLRPPKPPPLPNPNHCLFIGTRIQPNQTGIQWFLDEVWPLILTANPAATLTVAGSVCEVIEPGAPHVTLAGILPSLAGEFASAAVCIVPLLVGSGLKIKLLEALAQGKACVSTPIGVQGLEDAVEGVIEVAGNPADFAAAVLRLMQDQDLRQAREQASLSLVRRRFRPESEAARAFAAKLLATEPRPSWP, translated from the coding sequence ATGCGCGTCGTGTTCGTCACCAGGGAGCCGATCATCCACCAGTTCGGCGGAAGCACCACCGCAGCCCTCAACCTGCTGGAGGTCCTCGTAGCCCAGGGCTGCCAGGTGGACATGCTGGTCACGGACCCCTACAGCCGTTCCCCCCGCCTCTTTTGGCGTCAACGCCTCCCCCTTCCCGCCGGCATCACCCTCCACCTCGGCAAGCCAGGGATAGGCACTCTCCACCTGAACCCATTCTCACTGCGAGCCTGGGCCCGTTTCGCCGCTCGCCTCGCCAAACGCTTCCAACCCCTAGCTTGGCTCGGAGGGCTTGTCCATCTGCTGTTCGGGAACAAAGTCGTGGCAGACGCCTGGGACCTGACCCCTCCCACCCAGCAGGAACTGGCCGCCGCTTTAGCCTTCATCGCCGCCCAGAACGCCGAGATCGTCGTAGTGAACTACGCCTTCTGGGGCTCACTCCTCTCTGCTCCAGCTCTGCATGCCCACAAGCGCATCATCCTGATGCACGACATGCTCTCCGCACGCGCCGCCCGATTCCAGCAGGCTGGCCTCGCACTCGACTGCATCCCCATCTCGCACGATGAGGAGATCTCCTGGCTCAACCAGGCTGACATCGTCCTCGCAATCCAGAACGCGGAGGCAGAGGCCATCCGCCCACTCCTCACAGCGGAGGTCCTGGTCCAGCCGATTGTGCTCTCCCTTCGGCCTCCCAAGCCGCCTCCCCTTCCCAACCCGAATCACTGTCTCTTCATAGGAACCCGCATCCAGCCCAATCAAACAGGAATCCAGTGGTTCCTTGATGAGGTCTGGCCGCTCATCCTCACGGCCAACCCAGCCGCCACCTTGACGGTCGCTGGGTCGGTCTGTGAAGTGATCGAGCCCGGAGCCCCGCACGTAACGCTCGCAGGCATCCTCCCTTCCCTGGCTGGCGAGTTTGCCTCAGCCGCCGTCTGCATCGTCCCCCTCCTGGTCGGAAGCGGCTTGAAGATCAAACTGCTTGAGGCGTTGGCACAAGGGAAGGCATGCGTCTCCACGCCGATCGGTGTGCAGGGCCTTGAAGATGCAGTGGAAGGCGTAATCGAAGTTGCCGGCAACCCGGCTGACTTTGCCGCTGCCGTGCTTCGGCTCATGCAGGATCAAGACCTCCGGCAAGCCAGAGAACAAGCATCGCTCTCTCTCGTCAGGAGGCGCTTTCGTCCGGAGAGTGAGGCTGCGCGAGCCTTCGCCGCAAAGCTGCTGGCAACCGAACCGCGTCCTTCTTGGCCATAA
- a CDS encoding glycosyltransferase family 2 protein, producing MNPPGYNPLVSVVIPTLGRPELVQRAVRSALAQTHGNMEVIVVSDGPDPATAEALRDFDPRVRHLTVEHGGPAAARNAGVLASAGDWINLLDDDDELLPGKVAAQLAIADAEDQRTMIACRCVFEQAGRKDIWPVRPIGEGESLGDYMLVRPGLRGRPGQINLHCLLIPRSLAVAMPSPTFADHEDWAWLLAAEHEGGARVRFVWEPLVVYHLSVSEMTRSRRTNWAESLAWADHHRAWLSARAYNSFLATKVALKAKRAGDRKGLRLIAGRVLGNRPGVLELGFLFGVLFAPLSLLDNVWKESLRSDDGAGVST from the coding sequence TTGAATCCTCCTGGATATAACCCGCTGGTCTCGGTCGTCATCCCCACGTTGGGGCGGCCGGAGTTGGTGCAACGCGCGGTTCGGAGTGCGTTGGCGCAGACGCACGGGAACATGGAGGTGATCGTGGTCTCGGATGGTCCCGATCCGGCTACGGCTGAGGCGCTTCGGGATTTCGATCCTCGGGTGCGACACCTTACGGTGGAGCATGGGGGGCCGGCTGCGGCGCGGAATGCGGGAGTCCTGGCGAGCGCAGGCGACTGGATCAACCTGCTGGACGACGACGACGAGCTTCTTCCGGGTAAGGTGGCGGCACAGTTGGCGATTGCGGACGCGGAGGATCAGCGGACAATGATCGCCTGTAGGTGCGTCTTCGAGCAGGCGGGGCGGAAGGATATCTGGCCGGTGAGGCCGATTGGCGAGGGTGAGAGCCTGGGGGACTACATGCTGGTGCGGCCGGGATTGCGCGGGCGTCCGGGGCAGATCAACCTGCACTGCCTTTTGATTCCACGGAGCCTGGCGGTAGCGATGCCCTCGCCTACGTTTGCGGATCATGAGGACTGGGCCTGGCTGCTGGCTGCTGAGCATGAAGGCGGGGCGCGGGTGCGGTTCGTGTGGGAGCCGCTGGTGGTGTATCACCTGTCTGTCTCTGAGATGACGCGTAGCCGGCGGACGAACTGGGCGGAGTCGCTGGCTTGGGCGGATCATCATCGTGCGTGGCTGAGCGCGAGGGCTTATAACTCGTTTCTGGCGACGAAGGTGGCGCTGAAGGCTAAGCGGGCCGGGGACCGGAAAGGGCTCCGGTTGATTGCGGGAAGAGTGCTTGGGAATCGGCCGGGGGTGTTGGAGCTTGGGTTTCTTTTTGGTGTGCTGTTCGCTCCGCTTTCCCTGCTGGATAATGTGTGGAAGGAGTCGCTTCGGAGCGACGATGGGGCCGGTGTTTCAACATAA
- a CDS encoding putative Ig domain-containing protein, with protein sequence MLKQFSARITAALLVCFLGGLIGLNGCGNGTTSGSGGSGSTGSVKIATASLAAGTVGVAYNATIVASGGSQSYTFSVITGAPPTGLTVNAAGLVYGTPTLGGTFNFTVTVTDGSGSKASLYYTLVINGAVATTPVSISTVTLPNGTVGTAYSATVTAVNGKTPYTFASSGSVPAGLSLSTGGVLAGTPTTAGSYSFTVGVTDAIGGKASATYNVTIAGVTSPTSLQISTTSLPSAVVGTAYSAMLSAVNGTSPYSFSSGVTLPNGLSLSTAGALTGTPSTQGSYPIPFTVTDAKGQQASATLTLLILQAAQAVTITTASLPSGTANVAYSTTIAAANGTTPYSFTVSGTLPNGLSLSTLGVLSGTPTASGSYSPIITVTDAANGKASTTFNLVIAPAVSGSSLSVSTTVAGALINTSYSSVLAITGGTGPYKVTQAGGTLPNGITLASNGTLSGTPTATGSYSFSVSATDSSTPLQTATATISLSVATATVTVNTATTLATVPANFFGLHTSVYDGSLGDASGVAPVLKAAGITTLRYPGGSYADRYHWAQYSETPLYTSTAPACGIVQGELQLEPTSDFGHFIKTVQASGATPLITVNYGTSLGDANGTKKAGTMGLTNNCSEPNQPGQPQEAAAWVAYANGDPANTQVIGIDAVGFNWKTVGFWAGLRAANPLANDDGYNFLRIGNTAPIGIKHWELGNEMYYNGWAGNRNFEGDLHAPYIYPNGYSPGAYESRDQLAALSPAAYGANSAAFIAAMKAVDSTIQIGLDFSSPIYDDPIPGNWNTDVPQAACGLGNFDLAIIHYYPGTYLAVQPGELLSLPQVEIPNVVAGIKKSLAQYCPSNAANMRFVLSETSPNATLAPGFPNEVLGLFVINEYLTALQQGILNVDYLELHDMAGTFLSFDEKTPGPVFYGLQMAHQLAGTGDSVVSAVSSSSTVVSYAAAKSNGQKALILINADASNAAVVQVSFPGATLGATATQYSYGVGTKPSGTALTGTSFAVPGSTFNVTIPAYQAVELILQ encoded by the coding sequence ATGCTGAAACAATTTTCTGCGCGGATCACCGCGGCTCTTTTGGTGTGCTTCCTTGGTGGCTTGATTGGGTTGAACGGATGCGGAAATGGCACCACGTCCGGCTCCGGCGGCTCAGGGTCCACGGGCTCGGTGAAGATTGCAACGGCCTCGCTTGCGGCGGGTACGGTGGGTGTCGCTTATAACGCGACGATCGTTGCTTCGGGTGGAAGCCAGTCTTATACGTTCTCTGTCATCACGGGTGCGCCCCCCACGGGGCTTACCGTGAACGCTGCAGGCCTGGTGTACGGGACGCCGACGTTGGGTGGAACGTTCAACTTCACCGTGACGGTTACGGATGGGTCCGGCAGCAAGGCCAGCCTGTATTACACGCTGGTGATCAATGGCGCAGTGGCCACGACTCCTGTCTCCATCTCCACCGTCACGCTTCCGAATGGCACGGTGGGCACGGCGTACAGCGCTACCGTTACAGCGGTCAATGGGAAGACGCCCTATACGTTTGCCAGCAGCGGATCTGTGCCGGCGGGGCTTTCGTTGAGCACCGGTGGGGTGCTCGCCGGGACGCCTACGACGGCGGGTAGCTATAGCTTTACTGTGGGTGTCACGGATGCGATCGGTGGCAAGGCGAGCGCGACGTATAACGTGACGATCGCGGGGGTTACTTCTCCGACTTCACTGCAGATTTCGACGACTTCCCTGCCTTCCGCTGTGGTGGGTACGGCGTACAGTGCGATGCTGAGTGCCGTGAATGGCACGTCTCCTTACAGCTTCTCCAGCGGTGTGACGTTGCCAAATGGGCTGAGCCTCTCCACTGCTGGTGCGCTGACTGGCACGCCGAGCACGCAAGGGAGCTATCCAATTCCCTTCACCGTGACAGACGCGAAGGGTCAGCAGGCGAGTGCCACCTTGACCCTTTTGATCCTGCAGGCAGCGCAGGCGGTGACGATTACGACCGCTTCCCTGCCCTCGGGCACGGCGAATGTGGCCTACAGCACGACGATTGCGGCGGCGAACGGGACCACTCCTTACAGCTTTACGGTGAGCGGAACGCTGCCGAACGGTTTGAGCCTGTCGACGCTGGGGGTGTTGTCCGGGACCCCGACTGCCTCCGGGAGCTACAGCCCGATCATCACGGTGACCGATGCTGCGAATGGTAAAGCAAGCACGACGTTCAACCTGGTGATTGCGCCGGCAGTTTCTGGTTCGAGCTTGAGTGTGAGCACGACCGTGGCTGGGGCGTTGATCAATACGAGCTACAGCTCTGTGCTTGCGATTACAGGTGGCACGGGACCCTATAAAGTCACACAGGCCGGCGGCACGCTTCCGAATGGGATCACACTGGCGAGTAACGGGACGCTGAGCGGAACGCCTACTGCTACGGGGAGCTATAGCTTCAGCGTGAGTGCGACGGACAGCAGCACGCCGCTGCAGACTGCGACTGCGACGATCTCGCTTTCCGTGGCTACGGCGACTGTGACGGTGAATACGGCTACTACGTTGGCTACTGTGCCTGCGAACTTTTTTGGGCTGCACACGTCTGTGTACGATGGCAGCCTGGGCGATGCGAGCGGGGTTGCGCCGGTGCTGAAGGCGGCGGGGATTACGACACTGCGGTATCCAGGGGGAAGCTACGCGGACCGGTATCACTGGGCGCAGTACTCGGAGACGCCTCTTTATACTTCCACCGCGCCGGCGTGCGGGATCGTGCAGGGAGAACTTCAGCTGGAACCGACCTCAGACTTTGGGCACTTTATCAAGACTGTCCAAGCGAGCGGTGCGACGCCGCTGATCACGGTGAACTACGGAACAAGCCTGGGCGATGCGAACGGTACGAAGAAGGCCGGGACGATGGGCCTGACGAACAATTGCTCCGAACCGAACCAGCCAGGGCAGCCTCAGGAGGCTGCAGCGTGGGTGGCTTATGCGAACGGCGATCCGGCGAATACGCAGGTGATCGGGATCGATGCAGTTGGGTTCAATTGGAAGACGGTTGGTTTCTGGGCGGGGCTGAGAGCTGCGAATCCATTGGCGAATGACGATGGATATAACTTCCTGCGGATTGGGAATACGGCACCGATCGGGATCAAGCATTGGGAGTTGGGCAACGAGATGTACTACAACGGCTGGGCGGGTAACCGGAACTTCGAGGGCGACCTGCACGCTCCGTACATCTATCCGAATGGCTATAGCCCAGGGGCCTATGAATCTCGGGATCAGCTTGCGGCGCTCTCTCCAGCGGCTTATGGGGCTAACTCTGCTGCGTTTATTGCGGCGATGAAGGCTGTGGATTCTACGATCCAGATTGGGTTGGACTTCTCCTCGCCGATCTATGACGATCCGATTCCGGGTAACTGGAATACGGATGTTCCGCAGGCTGCGTGTGGCTTGGGGAACTTCGATCTGGCGATCATTCACTACTATCCGGGGACTTATCTGGCGGTGCAGCCGGGTGAGTTGCTGAGTCTGCCGCAGGTTGAAATCCCCAATGTTGTTGCGGGGATCAAGAAGTCGCTGGCGCAATATTGCCCGTCCAATGCGGCGAATATGCGGTTTGTGCTTTCAGAGACCTCACCGAATGCCACTCTGGCGCCGGGCTTTCCGAATGAGGTTTTGGGGCTGTTTGTGATCAACGAGTATCTGACGGCGTTGCAGCAGGGGATTCTGAACGTGGATTACCTGGAGCTGCATGACATGGCGGGGACGTTCCTTTCGTTTGACGAGAAGACGCCGGGGCCGGTGTTCTATGGGCTGCAGATGGCTCATCAACTGGCGGGGACGGGGGATAGTGTGGTGAGCGCGGTTTCGAGCAGCTCAACCGTGGTGAGCTATGCGGCGGCCAAGTCCAATGGGCAGAAGGCTTTGATTCTGATCAATGCGGATGCTTCGAATGCGGCTGTGGTGCAGGTGAGCTTCCCCGGAGCTACGCTGGGGGCTACGGCAACCCAGTACAGCTACGGGGTGGGGACTAAACCGAGCGGGACGGCGCTGACGGGGACTTCATTTGCGGTTCCGGGGAGTACGTTCAATGTGACGATTCCGGCTTATCAGGCTGTGGAGCTGATTCTGCAGTAA
- a CDS encoding ParA family protein yields the protein MPVIAVSNPKGGAGKSTTTLLLATYLAQQGASVSVLDADPNQPIMDWKKNGKSKTTMHVVGNVRENNLMETLEEQPHQFVFIDLEGTASLLVSRSIAMADFVIVPVQASAVDVRQAGKAIRAVRDEEKVAQRSNASRRIPFRVLMTRTPAPGAPVSSVQRQLEAEIEAAGIPRFKTSLAERMAFKALFVERLTLSEMGDLKVGNLEAAYENVHELAEELITLLQAIPGVEAIKGAKHE from the coding sequence ATGCCAGTCATCGCAGTCTCAAATCCCAAGGGTGGAGCAGGAAAAAGCACCACCACCCTCCTCCTCGCCACTTACCTCGCCCAGCAGGGAGCCAGCGTCAGTGTCCTCGACGCAGACCCCAACCAGCCCATCATGGACTGGAAGAAGAACGGCAAATCCAAGACCACCATGCACGTCGTCGGAAACGTCCGTGAAAACAACCTCATGGAGACCCTTGAGGAGCAGCCCCACCAGTTCGTCTTCATCGACCTCGAAGGCACCGCCAGCCTCCTCGTCTCCCGCTCCATCGCCATGGCAGACTTCGTCATCGTCCCCGTCCAGGCCTCGGCCGTAGACGTCCGCCAGGCCGGCAAAGCCATCCGAGCCGTACGCGACGAAGAAAAGGTCGCCCAGCGCTCCAACGCCTCCCGCAGAATCCCGTTCCGCGTCCTCATGACCCGCACCCCAGCCCCCGGAGCCCCTGTTTCCTCCGTCCAGCGCCAGCTTGAGGCTGAGATCGAAGCCGCCGGCATACCCCGCTTCAAAACCAGCCTAGCTGAGCGCATGGCCTTCAAAGCCCTCTTCGTAGAGCGCCTAACCCTCTCCGAGATGGGCGATCTCAAGGTCGGAAACCTCGAAGCAGCCTACGAAAACGTCCACGAACTAGCCGAAGAGCTCATCACCCTGCTCCAGGCCATCCCCGGCGTAGAAGCCATCAAGGGAGCGAAACATGAATAA
- a CDS encoding replication protein RepA, which translates to MPKSATRTRSKVVGKAVRAVAPAVLDRPTPEMDEDEFGMSSETEAVDGSAGMDEVEGLSPVAMRLLQAATDMQQSPDSYERAFLARQLIQCTFPHSDPGNIPIWSRTNGNLTLSIRPLYDEEKAAHKYPYGTIPRLFLYWMVTEAARTKKRRLYLGQTYPDFMRKLGLNPSNGGVRSDSRRLKDQIERMLRATISFKQTFKKDGKTGDAWLDMQIGPEAVLWWNFDKDAQNSLFESYIELSEKFFSAITSSPIPLDLRALRALRKSPLSLDLYSLICHKTYSARKDGDTKTIPWEGLHRQMGAEYKELRNFKQKVVATVKKIRLVYPQMKVDLSESGMHIHPAPLAIPERVGSEFAAPTIEAPLAKRRRVLG; encoded by the coding sequence ATGCCTAAAAGTGCGACCCGAACTCGAAGCAAAGTGGTGGGCAAGGCTGTGCGGGCTGTTGCGCCGGCGGTACTGGACCGGCCAACGCCTGAGATGGATGAGGACGAGTTTGGTATGTCCTCCGAGACCGAAGCTGTAGACGGTAGTGCGGGGATGGATGAGGTGGAGGGGCTTTCGCCGGTGGCGATGCGGCTTCTGCAGGCTGCTACCGATATGCAACAGTCGCCTGACTCGTATGAGCGGGCGTTTCTGGCTCGGCAGTTGATTCAGTGCACGTTTCCGCATAGCGATCCGGGCAATATTCCGATCTGGAGCAGGACGAACGGGAATCTGACGCTATCGATCCGTCCGCTCTACGACGAGGAGAAGGCGGCGCACAAGTATCCGTATGGGACGATTCCGCGGCTGTTTCTTTACTGGATGGTGACGGAGGCTGCTCGAACGAAGAAGCGGCGGCTGTACCTGGGGCAGACGTATCCGGATTTTATGCGGAAGCTGGGGCTGAATCCATCGAATGGCGGGGTTCGGAGCGATTCGCGGCGGCTGAAGGACCAGATCGAGCGGATGCTGCGGGCTACGATCAGCTTCAAGCAGACATTCAAGAAGGACGGCAAGACGGGCGATGCGTGGCTGGATATGCAGATTGGCCCGGAGGCCGTGCTGTGGTGGAATTTTGATAAAGACGCGCAGAACTCGTTGTTTGAGAGCTATATCGAGCTGAGCGAGAAGTTTTTTAGTGCGATTACATCCAGCCCGATTCCGCTGGACCTGCGCGCGCTGCGGGCGTTGCGGAAGTCTCCGCTTTCGCTGGATCTGTACTCGCTGATCTGCCATAAGACGTATAGCGCGCGGAAGGACGGGGATACGAAGACGATTCCGTGGGAGGGGCTGCACCGGCAGATGGGGGCGGAGTACAAGGAGCTGCGGAACTTCAAGCAGAAGGTGGTGGCGACGGTGAAGAAGATTCGGCTGGTGTATCCGCAGATGAAGGTGGATCTTTCCGAGAGCGGGATGCATATTCATCCGGCTCCTCTGGCGATTCCGGAGCGGGTGGGAAGTGAGTTTGCGGCTCCGACGATTGAGGCTCCGCTGGCGAAGCGTCGCCGCGTGCTGGGGTAG
- a CDS encoding SDR family NAD(P)-dependent oxidoreductase codes for MANLTNKVAVVTGASKGIGASIAKHLAAAGASVVVNYASSKEGADNVVAEIVKAGGKAVAVGGSVAKEDEVINLFAKAKEAYGKLDILINNAGVFAFSPIDQFSADDYRRQYDTNVLGVFLATKHAIPLFPETGGSIVNISSVVSTLAPPFGSVYSSTKGALDTITKSLAKELGPRKIRVNAINPGMVETEGAIGLGIIGSDMEKQTIATTPLGRTGQPEDIALPTVFLASDDARWITGETIFVSGGAGI; via the coding sequence ATGGCAAATCTCACGAATAAAGTTGCAGTCGTCACAGGAGCATCGAAGGGCATCGGCGCCTCCATCGCCAAACACCTCGCAGCCGCAGGCGCGTCCGTCGTCGTCAACTACGCCTCCAGCAAGGAAGGCGCAGACAACGTTGTAGCCGAGATCGTCAAGGCAGGCGGCAAAGCCGTCGCAGTCGGTGGCAGCGTCGCCAAAGAGGATGAAGTCATCAACCTCTTCGCCAAGGCAAAAGAGGCCTACGGCAAGCTTGATATCCTCATCAACAACGCCGGCGTCTTCGCCTTCAGCCCCATCGATCAGTTCTCGGCAGACGATTACCGCCGCCAGTACGACACCAACGTCCTTGGCGTCTTCCTCGCCACCAAGCACGCCATTCCCCTCTTCCCTGAGACCGGCGGCAGCATCGTCAACATCAGCTCCGTCGTCAGCACCCTCGCGCCCCCTTTCGGCTCCGTTTACTCCAGCACCAAGGGCGCACTCGACACCATCACCAAGTCCCTCGCCAAGGAGCTTGGCCCACGCAAGATCCGTGTCAACGCCATCAACCCCGGCATGGTCGAAACGGAAGGCGCAATAGGCCTCGGCATCATCGGCAGCGACATGGAGAAGCAGACCATCGCCACCACGCCCCTCGGTCGCACCGGCCAGCCGGAAGACATCGCCCTCCCCACCGTCTTCCTCGCCTCGGACGATGCCCGCTGGATCACCGGCGAGACCATCTTCGTCTCCGGTGGCGCAGGCATCTAG